From one Bacteroides fragilis NCTC 9343 genomic stretch:
- a CDS encoding fimbrillin family protein: MVRAITTIVCSLLLLLSFSCSREDTGPQETIPGSGIVTFTAMTGQGETRSSQEGSFETGDAIGVFAIEPKTGVYWAVNNKYTYDGQKFKPEAEADNIIVTVGTDFDFYVYYPFKTGQTDITGISHTAGNQNEKAGWISADFMTATYTDPIRDYTVPLNFKHRMSTVEVRIDRNDGVREATMENVKRTSRFNLLTGGISTDESKGNCTMYKYSEAGGTTVFRVTIPAQRLTTSSNYVSLTGTTPIKLRGTSDMVTEEGKIHNYRMDYKKQVTILDYAPGGTTTGAGLYNTGSNCTVSASVKPGYEFAGWYEGGRIVSGTAQYSFEVLADRTLEPKYRNYGSWRVTLTANPSAISWKGGTSTLSAGASRDVFVNGVKETLQGGSPSISGGTEGFFLSGNTVSVSENNTASTRSCVFTASHGGSSATVTISQEAAPVSYYFSYGDGSTTHSERVEAGSGSFTLSITSYKIAGNSRKDLSWSASGDSWIHVSGSSVSYDENPTKEIRSGSVTLTQAESGKTLTLTVRQKGKTSIDINP; the protein is encoded by the coding sequence ATGGTAAGAGCAATAACAACGATTGTCTGCAGTCTCCTTCTGCTGTTGTCCTTTTCCTGCAGCCGGGAAGATACCGGGCCGCAGGAAACCATTCCGGGCAGCGGGATCGTGACATTTACCGCCATGACCGGGCAAGGGGAAACGCGGAGCAGCCAGGAAGGCAGTTTCGAGACAGGCGATGCCATAGGCGTATTCGCCATCGAACCGAAGACCGGCGTGTACTGGGCGGTGAACAACAAGTATACGTATGACGGACAGAAATTCAAGCCGGAGGCGGAAGCGGACAATATCATAGTAACGGTAGGAACCGACTTTGATTTTTATGTGTATTACCCTTTCAAGACAGGGCAGACCGATATAACCGGGATCTCCCATACCGCCGGCAACCAGAACGAAAAGGCGGGCTGGATTTCCGCGGACTTCATGACAGCGACCTATACCGATCCTATCCGGGACTACACGGTCCCACTGAATTTCAAACACAGGATGTCGACCGTAGAGGTCAGGATCGATAGAAATGACGGTGTGAGGGAAGCCACGATGGAGAATGTGAAACGTACAAGCCGTTTCAATCTTCTTACCGGGGGAATCAGCACGGATGAAAGCAAGGGAAACTGTACGATGTACAAGTACTCGGAGGCGGGAGGAACCACAGTGTTTCGGGTAACCATCCCCGCACAAAGGCTTACGACCTCCTCCAACTATGTGTCCCTTACGGGAACCACTCCCATAAAGCTACGCGGAACCTCCGACATGGTTACCGAAGAGGGGAAAATACATAATTACCGGATGGACTACAAAAAACAGGTCACCATCCTGGATTATGCACCCGGAGGAACCACCACAGGTGCGGGACTGTACAATACGGGAAGTAACTGTACGGTGTCGGCGAGCGTGAAGCCGGGCTATGAGTTTGCCGGCTGGTATGAAGGGGGAAGGATTGTATCCGGTACCGCACAATACAGCTTTGAGGTGCTTGCGGACCGTACCCTCGAGCCCAAATACCGGAATTACGGATCCTGGAGAGTTACCCTGACGGCCAATCCTTCCGCCATTTCTTGGAAAGGGGGGACTTCGACGCTCAGTGCGGGCGCCTCACGGGACGTATTCGTCAATGGGGTTAAAGAGACTCTCCAGGGAGGCTCACCCTCTATCAGCGGAGGTACGGAGGGATTTTTCCTTTCAGGTAATACGGTGAGCGTATCGGAGAACAATACGGCATCCACGCGCAGCTGCGTATTTACGGCAAGTCATGGCGGTAGTTCCGCAACGGTCACCATCAGTCAGGAAGCAGCTCCGGTCAGCTACTATTTCAGCTATGGGGACGGAAGCACGACCCACAGTGAACGCGTGGAAGCAGGCTCAGGCTCATTTACATTGAGCATTACAAGCTATAAGATAGCGGGTAACAGCCGGAAGGACCTTTCCTGGAGCGCATCGGGTGACAGCTGGATTCACGTATCGGGAAGCTCGGTCAGCTATGACGAGAATCCGACCAAGGAGATCCGCAGCGGAAGCGTGACCCTTACACAGGCGGAAAGCGGAAAGACACTGACACTGACCGTCAGACAGAAGGGTAAAACTTCAATTGATATCAATCCTTAA
- a CDS encoding fimbrillin family protein — protein sequence MKMKTSFFLSAVMAAGLLASCSNSEEIFNGQVTDGEHSGAQLNIVPTVSSESTETRAGFDPKTDWAAGDALGLFMYKSSGWGDAYPRYDAQNNKSTRQANGWSQASPVYLLVDKATIWAYYPYNQAVTDGTKIPVPINVGTSVDYMWGKSTNQVSVIETDARIPMKHALSQFVVRLKVSPEYHNDGNLTSAKLKATGAKFATTGTMNLNDGGKITFQPTSTELTWSPNTTVPAQGQQAVDYAAAIYPMTLAAGEVSLEVVIDGATYTYAIPQITWEAGKRYIYSITMRSNDAEIGGENGQSVTIEGWTSTEEDITLVPVK from the coding sequence ATGAAAATGAAAACAAGTTTTTTTCTTTCAGCGGTAATGGCCGCAGGCCTGCTGGCTTCATGCAGCAACAGTGAAGAAATTTTTAATGGGCAAGTGACGGACGGCGAGCATTCGGGGGCACAGCTGAATATCGTACCTACCGTAAGTTCCGAAAGCACCGAAACAAGGGCCGGTTTCGATCCCAAGACAGATTGGGCGGCAGGCGACGCGCTGGGCCTGTTCATGTACAAGTCCAGCGGCTGGGGAGACGCCTACCCGCGTTATGATGCCCAGAACAACAAGTCGACCAGGCAGGCGAACGGCTGGTCACAGGCCAGCCCGGTGTACCTGCTGGTAGACAAGGCCACCATATGGGCCTATTATCCGTATAACCAGGCCGTGACGGACGGTACCAAAATACCGGTTCCTATCAATGTTGGTACCTCCGTTGATTACATGTGGGGCAAAAGCACTAACCAGGTATCCGTAATCGAGACCGATGCCAGGATTCCGATGAAGCATGCGCTTTCACAGTTTGTCGTGCGGCTGAAAGTTTCACCCGAGTACCATAACGACGGAAACCTGACCTCGGCCAAACTCAAGGCGACAGGTGCCAAGTTCGCCACTACCGGAACCATGAACCTGAACGACGGGGGAAAAATTACGTTCCAACCTACCAGCACGGAGCTGACCTGGAGCCCGAACACGACCGTTCCGGCACAGGGACAGCAGGCGGTGGATTATGCCGCAGCCATTTATCCGATGACGCTGGCCGCGGGCGAGGTGTCGCTTGAAGTGGTGATCGACGGTGCAACCTATACCTATGCCATCCCGCAAATCACCTGGGAGGCGGGAAAGAGATACATCTACTCGATCACCATGCGTTCCAACGATGCGGAGATCGGAGGAGAGAACGGACAGTCGGTAACCATAGAAGGCTGGACTTCCACTGAAGAAGACATCACCCTTGTTCCGGTCAAATAG
- a CDS encoding DUF3575 domain-containing protein — protein sequence MKKRSFLLGSLLAFTLGVSAQSYSLRTNVLGLATTNLNLEASMTLGRKWSLHLPVQYNPFRFSKNRQFRNLYVAPGVRYWLLESYMGPFIGMHGTAGTYSVGNLFGSRYRYEGEGYGVGVSIGKAYQLSTHWNVEWEVGTGAVWLGHDKYLCKRCGDLVSKNYGWHFLPTRAAVNLVYLF from the coding sequence ATGAAAAAGAGATCATTTCTTTTGGGAAGCCTGCTTGCCTTCACTCTGGGAGTATCGGCCCAGTCCTATTCCCTGCGTACCAATGTCCTGGGTCTGGCTACGACCAACCTGAACCTGGAGGCATCCATGACCCTGGGCCGTAAATGGTCGCTTCACCTGCCCGTGCAGTATAACCCGTTCCGCTTCAGCAAGAACCGGCAGTTCCGTAACCTATATGTCGCTCCGGGTGTACGCTACTGGCTGCTCGAGAGCTATATGGGGCCATTTATCGGCATGCACGGCACCGCCGGTACATACAGTGTGGGCAACCTCTTCGGCAGCAGGTACCGCTATGAAGGTGAAGGCTACGGTGTGGGCGTGAGCATAGGCAAAGCCTACCAGCTCAGTACGCACTGGAACGTTGAGTGGGAAGTCGGTACCGGTGCGGTATGGCTGGGCCATGACAAGTACCTGTGTAAGCGCTGTGGCGACCTTGTATCCAAAAATTATGGCTGGCATTTCCTTCCCACCCGTGCAGCGGTGAATCTGGTGTACCTGTTCTAA
- a CDS encoding TraG/VirB4 family ATPase, which yields MKEEEAYSILDIISESDGQSVILTRSGSICIPFELRQPECYSLSPEEIDERDGMYREAFRHMPDGTYVHKQDVFLKKEYHPGKGTGSFLDRADARHFEGRLYIDHTCILHFVLAGLKSLEKAYVSSPLAYKEHLHREDYRKLEAFLEGVDNAVSILQNMRGNSVLPMSCEGISGFTRAYSGLFGDTDAVVDIHVDGSLHVGKNHARCYAVCDETFLPEGNIESYVRDESLPPAASQLYHPLMEQLGMYLPYNHIVNQVIYFEGNERLRSRIARNIDIYGSNSSMNKGIEREFKELDKLQTEILEENQMLVRSFFSVCVFDGSDTELEKADKRIREILNLNRFKYYIPGYGNLARMHFACVPGQISLMPVEYLFLTTLPIALCFFLQCSKFSNDAEGIYVHDRMYQVPLRKDIWDAAKKRVNARNGMVIAGTGGGKSAFTLNFTQQLIEQDYTTIVVEFGNSFSQLCKLYPDISLHVDYDGKTPLGINPFDLQGGEPDNNDLETLSGIVQRYWKHMFTKDESEKEVALTRFIQDYYEHVRQGHNFESFYNYVIDNYNEILERKHIPGTYFTIESFKLNCGEFMPGQRYENVCKDMKIDFSGKKFIVFELTRIKQDRFLSNLVMSMIFTVIQKKLLSDRRKRGILIFDEYAETAQMVDTATGSGIHSSVAFCYQKIRKENGAVYTIVQTPDQLPDDENTKNIIGNTDMLFVLPTKEVIYRSIIDKFKLTQAGQIALMKSMRNNFSCSRPYSECFMRMGENYATVTRLEFSREKFLAFQTEGEIWSDLEDKTGSGKSMQEAIEEYINEH from the coding sequence ATGAAAGAGGAAGAGGCATACAGCATACTTGACATTATCAGCGAGTCCGATGGACAAAGCGTGATCCTGACCCGGAGCGGCAGCATATGTATCCCGTTCGAGCTCCGGCAGCCGGAGTGCTATTCCCTTTCCCCGGAAGAGATCGACGAAAGGGACGGGATGTACCGGGAAGCCTTCAGGCACATGCCCGACGGTACCTACGTACACAAACAGGACGTGTTCCTTAAAAAAGAGTACCACCCGGGCAAAGGCACCGGCTCTTTCCTGGACCGTGCCGACGCGCGCCACTTTGAAGGACGCCTGTACATCGACCACACCTGTATCCTGCACTTTGTACTTGCAGGGCTGAAAAGCCTGGAAAAGGCGTATGTATCCTCACCCCTGGCCTATAAGGAACATCTGCACAGGGAAGACTACAGAAAGCTGGAAGCCTTTCTCGAAGGGGTGGACAATGCGGTGAGCATCCTGCAGAACATGCGCGGGAACTCGGTGCTGCCCATGTCCTGTGAAGGGATATCCGGATTCACCCGCGCATACTCCGGCCTGTTCGGTGATACGGACGCCGTGGTGGATATACACGTCGACGGGAGCCTGCATGTGGGAAAGAACCATGCGCGCTGCTATGCGGTGTGCGACGAGACCTTCCTTCCGGAAGGAAACATCGAGTCCTATGTCAGGGACGAGTCGCTGCCACCGGCCGCTTCACAACTGTACCATCCCCTGATGGAACAGTTAGGCATGTACCTTCCCTACAACCACATCGTCAACCAGGTCATCTATTTCGAGGGAAACGAGAGGCTGCGCTCCCGGATCGCACGCAACATAGACATTTACGGGAGCAATTCTTCCATGAACAAGGGCATCGAAAGGGAATTTAAAGAGCTGGACAAGCTCCAGACAGAGATCCTCGAGGAGAACCAGATGCTGGTGCGCTCCTTCTTTTCGGTCTGTGTCTTCGACGGGTCGGATACCGAACTGGAGAAGGCTGACAAAAGGATCAGGGAAATATTGAACCTGAACCGGTTCAAATATTACATACCGGGCTACGGGAACCTGGCAAGGATGCACTTCGCCTGTGTCCCCGGACAGATCAGCCTGATGCCGGTGGAATATCTTTTCCTCACCACCCTGCCCATAGCGCTCTGTTTCTTTCTCCAGTGCAGCAAGTTCAGCAATGACGCCGAAGGGATCTACGTGCATGACAGGATGTACCAGGTGCCCCTGCGAAAGGATATCTGGGACGCGGCGAAAAAAAGGGTGAATGCCCGAAACGGGATGGTCATTGCCGGCACGGGCGGGGGAAAATCAGCCTTCACCCTGAATTTTACGCAGCAGCTGATCGAGCAGGACTATACGACCATCGTCGTGGAGTTCGGAAACTCATTCAGCCAGCTGTGCAAGCTCTATCCGGATATCTCCCTGCATGTGGACTATGACGGCAAGACTCCCCTGGGGATCAACCCGTTTGACCTGCAGGGAGGGGAACCGGACAATAATGACCTGGAAACGCTCTCCGGCATCGTACAGCGATACTGGAAGCACATGTTCACCAAGGACGAGTCGGAGAAGGAAGTCGCCCTGACACGGTTTATCCAGGACTATTACGAACATGTCCGGCAAGGGCATAACTTTGAGAGTTTCTATAATTACGTCATAGACAATTACAATGAGATCCTCGAGAGAAAACATATCCCCGGTACGTATTTCACCATTGAGTCTTTCAAACTGAACTGCGGGGAATTCATGCCCGGGCAGCGGTATGAGAATGTCTGCAAGGATATGAAGATCGATTTCTCCGGAAAGAAGTTCATCGTGTTCGAGCTTACGCGGATCAAGCAGGACAGGTTCCTTTCAAACCTGGTCATGAGCATGATATTCACCGTCATCCAGAAAAAGCTGCTCAGTGACAGGAGAAAGCGCGGCATACTGATTTTCGACGAGTATGCCGAAACCGCGCAGATGGTGGATACGGCCACAGGCAGCGGCATACACAGCTCCGTGGCCTTCTGCTACCAGAAGATCCGCAAGGAGAACGGGGCCGTATATACCATTGTACAGACCCCTGACCAGCTGCCCGATGACGAGAACACGAAAAACATCATCGGCAACACGGACATGCTGTTCGTATTGCCTACCAAGGAGGTCATCTACCGGAGCATCATTGACAAATTCAAGCTGACGCAGGCCGGGCAGATAGCCCTGATGAAATCCATGCGGAACAACTTCTCCTGTTCCCGTCCCTACTCGGAATGCTTCATGCGCATGGGTGAGAATTACGCGACGGTTACCCGCCTGGAGTTCTCCAGGGAGAAGTTCCTCGCTTTCCAGACGGAAGGCGAGATCTGGTCGGACCTCGAGGACAAAACCGGCAGCGGAAAGTCCATGCAGGAGGCCATCGAAGAATATATAAACGAACATTAA
- a CDS encoding membrane protein has protein sequence MKATKSILNIQSILKDFSGLAEARKSYTLRTRLVFIFCGVTIAMVLFFAHSVVNNAMNKILVVNEGGEFVHFKSMQQDLLYESLLKGHCRRTAYFLNSFDRLSLQENRARALFLVNKPDANTVFAKYQADRAYGDALELGVVYKTEFEKIIDIRADGEEYHVRFSSILSIINGDDIRKVRIVSEGTAIHATPRFPENTSGFFFRTYDQQYELL, from the coding sequence ATGAAAGCAACCAAAAGCATACTCAATATACAAAGCATACTCAAGGATTTCTCCGGCCTGGCCGAAGCCAGGAAGAGCTATACGCTGCGCACCAGGCTGGTATTCATTTTCTGCGGGGTGACCATCGCGATGGTCCTGTTCTTCGCGCACAGCGTGGTGAACAATGCGATGAACAAGATCCTGGTGGTCAACGAAGGCGGGGAGTTCGTCCATTTCAAGTCCATGCAGCAGGACCTCTTGTATGAAAGCCTCCTGAAAGGTCACTGCCGCCGCACGGCCTATTTCCTGAACAGCTTCGACAGGCTCTCCCTTCAGGAGAACCGTGCCCGTGCCCTGTTCCTGGTCAATAAGCCGGACGCAAATACCGTATTTGCCAAATACCAGGCGGACCGTGCCTATGGCGATGCGCTGGAACTCGGGGTTGTCTACAAGACGGAGTTTGAAAAGATCATCGACATACGCGCCGACGGTGAGGAGTACCATGTCAGGTTCTCCTCCATCCTGAGCATTATTAATGGCGATGACATCAGGAAAGTACGGATTGTGAGTGAGGGTACCGCTATCCATGCCACTCCGCGCTTTCCGGAAAATACGTCCGGTTTCTTCTTCCGTACCTATGACCAACAATACGAGCTCTTATGA
- a CDS encoding fimbrillin family protein has translation MKIKVYKHIVMFLLPAALTGCSGKEDSLPGTGEVGLEIENCFSRSAGTDTGHVPVKDFGMALLDETGGSYTGVSNPLHVTYGESWNFPQVTLTQKTCRLFAFSPFRSIPGKEVAVSLSPQTDYLASDEVRLDWQNRRASIEMKHLLSLLAFTVDGSRACSLNVEAVPTEATYDLTGGTLSVNEGSGTVSSKENILLLLPGRLEERKAQIRYLDRTYDWYLPANTFEAGKRYDYALTLSKEGVLMLSGVSARPWETGGDYTGTIQP, from the coding sequence ATGAAAATAAAAGTGTATAAACACATAGTCATGTTTCTTTTGCCGGCGGCCCTTACGGGCTGTTCCGGCAAAGAAGATTCCCTCCCCGGGACAGGAGAGGTGGGACTTGAGATAGAAAACTGTTTCAGCCGCAGTGCCGGTACGGATACGGGCCATGTTCCGGTAAAGGACTTCGGCATGGCGCTGCTCGATGAAACGGGAGGCTCATATACCGGTGTCAGCAATCCGCTGCATGTGACCTATGGGGAGAGCTGGAATTTTCCGCAGGTGACGCTTACCCAGAAAACCTGCCGGCTGTTCGCTTTCTCCCCGTTCCGGAGTATCCCGGGAAAGGAAGTGGCTGTCAGCCTGAGTCCCCAGACGGATTACCTGGCATCGGATGAAGTGCGTCTGGACTGGCAGAACCGCCGGGCGAGTATCGAAATGAAGCACCTGCTCTCCCTGCTGGCCTTTACCGTGGACGGGAGCCGGGCGTGCAGCCTGAATGTGGAAGCCGTACCGACAGAGGCCACATACGACCTTACAGGCGGTACATTGTCCGTAAACGAGGGAAGCGGCACCGTTTCTTCCAAGGAGAACATCCTGCTGCTCCTGCCAGGCAGGCTTGAAGAGAGGAAAGCGCAGATCCGCTACCTGGACCGGACCTATGACTGGTATCTTCCGGCAAACACCTTTGAAGCCGGTAAAAGATACGATTACGCGTTGACCCTGAGCAAGGAAGGGGTACTCATGCTCTCCGGTGTGAGTGCCCGTCCCTGGGAAACGGGAGGAGACTATACCGGAACCATACAACCCTAA
- a CDS encoding M23 family metallopeptidase, protein MKLLLALLLSCLPFNGSNGGKELLDKALERCERLETLESYRDILSRYGVSDRIPLTCPLKDRFRKSSGFGIRIHPITGKRSFHSGIDMAVGLAAPVYATASGTVSFAGRKGGYGRCVIIRHSYGFETLYAHLAAYYTTEGQKVDRGAVIAFAGSTGKSTGYHLHYEIRKNGKPIKPYWYGYDD, encoded by the coding sequence ATGAAACTACTGCTGGCCCTATTGCTTTCCTGTCTCCCCTTCAATGGATCAAACGGCGGAAAGGAACTACTCGACAAGGCACTGGAAAGGTGCGAACGCCTGGAGACACTGGAAAGCTACCGGGATATACTCTCCCGGTACGGAGTGTCCGACAGGATTCCGCTCACCTGTCCCCTGAAAGACAGGTTCAGGAAGAGTAGCGGCTTCGGCATCCGGATTCATCCCATAACCGGCAAACGCAGTTTCCATTCGGGAATTGACATGGCCGTAGGGCTGGCAGCCCCGGTGTACGCCACCGCCTCGGGAACGGTTTCTTTCGCGGGAAGGAAGGGTGGATACGGAAGATGCGTCATTATACGCCATTCCTACGGCTTTGAGACGCTGTACGCTCACCTGGCCGCGTATTACACCACCGAAGGTCAAAAAGTCGACAGAGGGGCTGTAATCGCGTTTGCGGGAAGCACGGGAAAGAGTACGGGCTACCACCTGCATTATGAAATCAGAAAAAACGGTAAACCTATAAAACCATACTGGTATGGCTATGACGATTGA
- a CDS encoding DUF3127 domain-containing protein, which yields MEIRGKIIAVLPVKDGIGKTTGNEWKSREFVLETEESKPQSVCLQLMNANIERYAVEVGMTVHVRFDISARQWENRWFNTLTAWEVTVIKQKEEQPA from the coding sequence ATGGAAATACGAGGAAAAATCATCGCCGTACTTCCCGTCAAGGACGGGATCGGCAAGACTACCGGCAATGAATGGAAAAGCCGGGAATTCGTTCTGGAGACAGAAGAGAGCAAACCGCAGAGCGTATGCCTGCAGCTGATGAACGCCAACATCGAGCGGTACGCCGTCGAGGTAGGTATGACCGTACACGTACGGTTTGACATCTCCGCCCGCCAGTGGGAGAACCGCTGGTTCAATACGCTGACAGCCTGGGAAGTGACTGTCATTAAGCAAAAGGAGGAACAGCCGGCATGA
- the traM gene encoding conjugative transposon protein TraM — protein sequence MTRDGKSRIAILAGLGIVVVLLVWAFIASLPASGSKEPETGEVILRTRIKDSFTLDDMLQKVGKENTSKSASLSGFDPVTEEPADTAGNEREIRRIQELIRDNERELGAGITVPVQQPVASRGKEKPALQEKKEEEVRPEQRKAMDSVPRAPARRGFNTVRLVRQEERNAIKAFVHSTQTVMVGSTLKMQLAENCLTDDGQRIRKGTPVFGEVTGIDGERVLVKITSVNLGGNILPFQKQVYSEDAIQGIYVPGNVKAETAQEAGAAGISGANTNISGGFDMGSQLVAGAANSVINATKSAASKNIRKVKVTIKTNYRILLRQPKE from the coding sequence ATGACACGGGACGGGAAAAGCAGAATAGCCATACTGGCGGGCTTGGGGATTGTAGTTGTCCTGCTGGTGTGGGCATTCATCGCCAGCCTGCCGGCCTCTGGGAGCAAGGAGCCGGAAACGGGTGAGGTGATCCTCAGAACCCGGATCAAGGATAGCTTTACTCTGGATGACATGCTCCAGAAAGTCGGGAAAGAGAACACAAGCAAATCCGCTTCCCTTTCAGGTTTCGACCCGGTAACGGAGGAGCCTGCGGATACGGCCGGGAATGAAAGGGAGATCCGGCGCATACAGGAGCTGATCCGGGATAACGAGCGGGAGCTCGGAGCGGGAATTACGGTCCCGGTACAACAGCCGGTTGCTTCCAGGGGAAAGGAAAAACCTGCCTTGCAGGAAAAGAAGGAAGAGGAAGTACGGCCCGAGCAGCGCAAAGCCATGGATAGTGTGCCCCGGGCACCGGCCCGCAGGGGATTCAACACGGTCCGGCTCGTGAGGCAGGAAGAGAGGAATGCCATCAAGGCGTTCGTACACTCCACACAGACCGTTATGGTCGGTTCCACCCTTAAGATGCAGCTGGCCGAGAATTGCCTGACCGATGACGGGCAGCGCATCCGTAAAGGGACTCCCGTATTCGGGGAGGTGACGGGCATCGACGGGGAGCGCGTCCTGGTAAAGATCACCTCGGTAAACCTGGGTGGAAACATACTTCCCTTTCAAAAGCAGGTCTATTCCGAGGACGCAATACAAGGAATCTATGTACCGGGCAATGTGAAGGCGGAGACAGCACAGGAAGCCGGAGCGGCGGGAATAAGCGGCGCGAACACCAATATCTCCGGAGGATTCGATATGGGAAGCCAGCTCGTGGCAGGCGCGGCCAACAGCGTCATCAACGCCACCAAGTCGGCGGCAAGCAAGAATATCCGGAAGGTAAAGGTGACAATCAAGACCAACTACCGCATACTGCTCAGGCAACCGAAAGAGTGA
- the traN gene encoding conjugative transposon protein TraN produces MNYKPIYITTLLLLFFLSGRAQKIEELTAVPLQIGYEKTLHLIFPTEVKYYSIGGDYVIGEKVVNCPGIIRLKAAEENFPGETTLSVVTADTKFYSYSISYNAHPAQSYVRIGGEAPTPHTLPVGKEKQLFLIFPAGITYVDYGSTNVEVDKAEGVDNILAVKAVQPYKEDTNISVVLEGGKFYTFDLRYVPAPERFSFVIDKEDTQRVAILDEKERSYGQKERIREAVAKRTPLDLGLRDKNSGMEFEVGNIFIDGDVLLLRMTLTNRTQIGYTTDFMRFYIQDAKIRKKTAVQQLEQNILFTFDYPEEIPAHESRTFTVAMNKFTIPDKKRLIIEIQERNGGRHFLYKLKNKSLLTAEEVFRSRKQQETEDEADKILRRIAR; encoded by the coding sequence ATGAACTATAAACCAATTTACATCACCACCCTGCTTCTGCTGTTTTTCCTTTCAGGGAGAGCGCAGAAGATCGAGGAACTCACCGCAGTCCCCCTGCAGATCGGGTATGAAAAGACCTTGCACCTGATCTTCCCTACCGAAGTGAAGTATTACAGCATCGGAGGGGATTACGTCATCGGTGAGAAAGTGGTCAATTGCCCAGGGATCATACGCCTGAAAGCGGCGGAAGAGAACTTCCCGGGGGAAACAACCCTGTCGGTGGTAACGGCCGACACAAAGTTCTATTCGTACTCCATCAGCTACAACGCACATCCGGCCCAGAGTTATGTGCGTATAGGCGGAGAAGCCCCCACACCGCATACGCTGCCGGTAGGAAAAGAAAAGCAGCTGTTCCTGATCTTCCCTGCCGGTATCACCTACGTCGATTACGGAAGCACGAACGTGGAGGTGGACAAGGCCGAGGGGGTGGATAATATCCTGGCCGTAAAAGCCGTCCAGCCCTATAAGGAGGATACGAACATATCGGTCGTACTTGAAGGGGGAAAGTTCTACACTTTCGACCTGCGCTATGTGCCCGCTCCGGAGCGTTTCAGCTTCGTCATCGACAAGGAGGATACCCAGAGGGTGGCCATACTTGACGAGAAGGAACGCTCTTACGGGCAGAAGGAAAGGATCAGGGAGGCTGTCGCGAAACGTACCCCGCTGGATCTGGGACTCAGGGACAAGAATTCCGGCATGGAGTTCGAAGTCGGAAACATCTTCATCGACGGGGATGTCCTGCTGCTACGCATGACACTGACAAACCGTACACAGATCGGCTATACGACGGATTTCATGCGCTTCTATATCCAGGATGCCAAGATCCGCAAAAAAACGGCGGTGCAGCAGCTCGAGCAGAACATCCTGTTCACTTTCGATTATCCGGAAGAGATACCGGCGCATGAGAGCCGGACATTCACTGTGGCCATGAACAAGTTCACCATCCCGGATAAGAAACGGCTTATCATCGAGATCCAGGAGAGGAACGGCGGCCGGCACTTCCTGTACAAGCTGAAGAACAAGTCGCTGCTGACAGCGGAGGAGGTATTCAGAAGCAGAAAGCAACAGGAAACGGAGGATGAAGCCGACAAAATATTAAGGAGGATAGCCCGATGA
- a CDS encoding HTH domain-containing protein: MTTLSVISYIERINRVYRLIRMERTGSLDELASLLRVSRRTINNYLEELRLMGAEIRFSRRRNTYYFGNNFVLHATVEARIDADVLDKPHEKEDDIYNYNKH, from the coding sequence ATGACCACCCTTTCAGTTATCAGCTATATAGAGAGGATCAACCGGGTGTACCGGCTGATCCGGATGGAAAGGACCGGAAGCCTGGACGAACTGGCCTCCTTGCTGCGGGTAAGCAGGCGGACAATCAACAATTATCTGGAGGAGCTCCGCCTGATGGGAGCCGAGATAAGGTTCAGCAGGAGGCGTAATACGTATTACTTTGGAAATAACTTCGTACTACATGCAACGGTTGAAGCCCGTATCGATGCCGATGTATTGGATAAGCCTCACGAAAAAGAGGACGATATATACAATTATAACAAACATTAA